A window of Chitinophaga sp. MM2321 contains these coding sequences:
- a CDS encoding fructosamine kinase family protein, with product MIDEILQQQLSAALSGQLKVKIQINEAKSVHGGDINQTFRIATNEGYYFLKLNDGIRYPDMFSQEYAGLELLRSAQALMIPRPLAYGTVQGKAYLAMEYVVKGNAVNNFWEDFAASLARQHRNSQPHFGSPASNYIGSLKQFNTPYSNWPVFYAFNRLLPLARMAYDQQLIEKGMVQQVERLCKQLPQLFPIEVPALLHGDLWSGNFMIGAHGKACVFDPAVYYGNREMDLAMTRLFGGFDTRFYYAYQAAYPLAPGWQQRIGICQLYPLLVHMVLFGGNYYNSVREVLQAY from the coding sequence ATGATAGATGAAATTTTACAACAACAACTGAGCGCGGCACTTTCCGGACAATTAAAAGTGAAAATACAGATTAATGAGGCAAAAAGTGTGCACGGTGGCGATATTAACCAAACATTTCGTATAGCCACCAATGAAGGTTATTATTTCCTGAAGTTGAATGACGGTATCCGTTATCCTGATATGTTTTCGCAGGAATATGCAGGTCTTGAACTCCTGCGGTCCGCCCAGGCTTTGATGATACCCAGGCCCCTGGCTTACGGCACGGTGCAGGGCAAAGCCTACCTGGCGATGGAGTATGTGGTAAAAGGAAATGCCGTGAATAATTTCTGGGAAGACTTCGCCGCTTCGCTGGCGCGGCAACATCGCAATAGCCAGCCTCATTTTGGCAGTCCTGCCTCCAATTATATCGGTTCTTTAAAACAATTCAATACACCCTATAGCAACTGGCCGGTGTTCTATGCCTTTAACCGGTTGTTACCCTTGGCCAGGATGGCCTATGATCAGCAGCTTATTGAAAAAGGTATGGTGCAACAGGTAGAGCGGCTTTGCAAGCAGCTACCGCAGTTGTTTCCGATTGAAGTACCGGCATTGCTGCATGGAGATCTGTGGTCGGGCAATTTTATGATTGGTGCGCACGGGAAGGCCTGTGTGTTTGACCCTGCGGTATATTATGGTAACCGGGAGATGGACCTGGCAATGACGCGGCTTTTTGGCGGTTTCGACACCCGTTTTTATTATGCTTATCAGGCTGCCTATCCGCTGGCGCCGGGATGGCAACAGCGGATAGGCATCTGCCAGTTATATCCATTGCTGGTACATATGGTTTTATTTGGCGGCAATTACTACAATAGTGTCCGGGAAGTATTGCAGGCGTATTGA
- a CDS encoding acyl-CoA dehydrogenase: MDYQLTEEHLMIQKAARDFAITELLPGVIERDEHQKFPTEQIKKLGELGFLGMMVDPKYGGAGLDTISYVLAMEEISKIDASASVVMSVNNSLVCWGLETYGTEEQKQKYLVPLATGEVLGAFLLSEPEAGSDATSQRTLSEDKGDHYLVNGTKNWITNGNSASIYLVITQTHPEKGSKGINALIVEKNSPGITVGAKENKLGIRGSDTHSIMFQDVKVPKENRIGEDGFGFKFAMKTLAGGRIGIASQALGIASGAYELALKYSKERKAFGKEIAQHQAIQFKLADMATRIEASRLLCLKAAWEKDQQIDYTLSGSMAKVFASETAMWVATEAVQVHGGYGYVKEYHVERLMRDAKITQIYEGTSEVQRIVISRAILG; the protein is encoded by the coding sequence ATGGACTATCAACTTACGGAAGAGCACCTGATGATACAAAAGGCTGCACGTGATTTCGCCATAACGGAACTGTTGCCGGGTGTGATAGAACGGGATGAGCACCAGAAATTCCCGACAGAACAGATAAAGAAACTTGGTGAACTCGGTTTCCTGGGCATGATGGTAGACCCCAAATACGGGGGAGCCGGCCTGGATACTATTTCTTATGTGCTGGCAATGGAAGAAATATCAAAAATAGATGCTTCTGCCTCCGTTGTCATGAGTGTGAATAATTCATTGGTATGCTGGGGCCTTGAAACTTACGGTACGGAAGAGCAGAAACAAAAGTACCTCGTACCACTGGCAACAGGAGAAGTACTGGGCGCTTTCCTGTTAAGCGAGCCGGAAGCCGGTTCTGACGCCACTTCCCAGCGCACCCTCTCAGAAGATAAAGGAGATCATTACCTGGTAAACGGTACCAAAAACTGGATCACCAACGGTAACTCTGCCAGTATCTACCTGGTGATCACCCAAACCCATCCCGAAAAGGGCAGCAAAGGTATTAACGCCCTGATTGTGGAAAAGAACAGTCCCGGTATTACCGTGGGCGCCAAGGAAAATAAGCTGGGCATCCGTGGCAGCGATACGCACAGCATCATGTTCCAGGACGTGAAAGTGCCCAAAGAGAACCGGATTGGAGAAGATGGTTTCGGTTTTAAATTCGCCATGAAAACACTGGCCGGTGGCCGTATCGGCATCGCATCCCAGGCATTGGGTATTGCCAGCGGCGCCTACGAGCTGGCCCTGAAATACTCGAAGGAAAGAAAGGCCTTCGGCAAAGAAATTGCCCAGCACCAGGCCATCCAGTTCAAACTGGCCGACATGGCTACCCGCATAGAAGCTTCCCGGCTCCTATGCCTGAAAGCCGCCTGGGAAAAGGATCAGCAGATTGACTACACCCTGAGTGGCTCTATGGCTAAAGTATTTGCCTCTGAAACCGCCATGTGGGTAGCCACCGAAGCAGTACAGGTACACGGCGGCTACGGCTACGTAAAAGAATACCATGTAGAACGCCTCATGCGCGACGCCAAGATCACGCAGATCTATGAAGGGACTTCCGAAGTACAACGGATCGTCATCAGCCGCGCAATACTGGGATAA
- a CDS encoding SRPBCC family protein, whose product MNTLTEHGNQEHPMAGAIYERSNIINVTPEGRIVSIFTGAWLLGSAISKVDKRPVASLLKLIGAGYLLYRGISGNCLINGFTGKRRPDRHSAAINIRTSMIIDNPREEVFYFWRQLNNLPVFMKHLQSVEELDPFNSHWVVKGPGGIGTLEWDAEIVKEIPGEMIGWRSLPGSSIATAGRVTFRDTPNGDTEIDVMITYRPPAGYVGTGLAWLLNPAFENMIIRDIKRFKNYMETGEIIS is encoded by the coding sequence ATGAATACCTTAACAGAACATGGTAATCAAGAACATCCTATGGCCGGAGCGATTTACGAGCGTTCCAACATAATAAACGTCACTCCGGAGGGTAGAATAGTATCCATTTTTACAGGTGCATGGCTGTTGGGCAGTGCCATCAGCAAAGTAGATAAGCGACCTGTTGCCAGCCTTTTAAAACTTATTGGTGCGGGGTACCTGTTGTATCGTGGCATCTCAGGGAATTGCCTGATCAACGGATTTACCGGGAAAAGAAGACCGGACAGGCATTCGGCTGCCATCAACATCAGAACTTCTATGATCATTGATAATCCAAGGGAGGAAGTTTTTTATTTCTGGCGGCAACTGAATAACCTGCCGGTATTTATGAAACATTTACAGTCGGTAGAGGAGCTGGACCCCTTTAATTCACATTGGGTTGTAAAAGGGCCAGGTGGCATCGGTACGCTGGAATGGGATGCGGAGATAGTGAAAGAAATACCGGGAGAAATGATCGGCTGGCGTTCATTACCCGGATCTTCTATTGCTACAGCGGGCAGGGTTACTTTCAGGGATACACCGAACGGGGATACTGAAATAGATGTAATGATCACTTACCGTCCGCCTGCAGGCTATGTAGGCACCGGACTTGCCTGGTTACTGAATCCTGCGTTTGAAAATATGATCATCCGGGATATCAAGCGTTTTAAGAATTATATGGAAACAGGAGAGATTATCAGTTAA
- a CDS encoding arginase: MKNIKIIEVKSEIGAGTRGASLGVDAIKIAALDFMSNFFVHFPTESIETENKLLFEPIESPYAKRIKGTLNMYERISKSVYETVKNNWFPVLLSGDHSTAGATIAGLKMAHPKAKLGVIWIDAHADLHTPYTTPSGNMHGMPLATAIAEDNMDCKVHELDANTAKMWNELKHIGKIAPKVLPEDIVFISLRDYEKEEEHLIKHYGMKVITTSEVRRKGPENISRSVFRYLSDCEYIYVSFDVDSLDASISKGTGTPVSNGLREREAEDLIAKFMQHRKICCFEITEVNPTLDRENLMAEIAFNILQRSVNVLMMN; encoded by the coding sequence ATGAAGAATATTAAAATTATTGAAGTCAAATCGGAGATAGGTGCAGGCACCCGTGGCGCGAGCCTCGGTGTAGACGCTATCAAAATTGCGGCGCTGGATTTCATGAGCAACTTTTTCGTGCATTTCCCCACCGAATCCATTGAAACAGAGAATAAATTATTGTTTGAGCCCATTGAATCACCCTACGCCAAAAGGATCAAGGGCACCCTCAATATGTATGAGCGCATCAGCAAGAGTGTATATGAAACCGTGAAAAACAACTGGTTTCCCGTATTGCTGTCGGGCGACCACAGTACCGCCGGTGCTACGATTGCGGGTTTGAAGATGGCGCACCCCAAAGCCAAACTGGGTGTAATATGGATAGATGCCCACGCGGATCTGCATACCCCTTACACTACTCCTTCCGGTAATATGCATGGTATGCCGCTGGCTACGGCTATTGCAGAAGATAACATGGATTGCAAAGTACATGAGCTGGATGCGAATACCGCCAAAATGTGGAATGAATTAAAACATATCGGCAAAATAGCCCCCAAGGTACTTCCGGAAGATATTGTGTTCATCTCCCTGAGAGATTATGAGAAAGAAGAAGAGCATCTGATCAAACATTACGGCATGAAGGTGATCACCACCAGTGAAGTACGCCGTAAAGGGCCGGAGAATATTTCGCGTTCCGTGTTCCGCTATCTCAGTGACTGTGAGTATATCTATGTTTCTTTTGATGTGGACAGCCTGGACGCCTCTATCTCAAAAGGTACGGGAACGCCCGTCAGCAATGGGTTGCGGGAGCGGGAGGCAGAAGACCTGATCGCCAAGTTTATGCAGCACCGGAAGATCTGTTGTTTTGAGATCACCGAAGTAAACCCTACGCTGGACCGTGAAAACCTGATGGCAGAAATTGCCTTTAATATTCTGCAACGCAGTGTGAATGTGCTGATGATGAACTAG
- a CDS encoding PAS domain S-box protein, with product MTVIGKNARKIVTPDEAGMLENGAPDIFSLPITSWLNNTSAGILITDEKYRTRWVNDVFLQYLAQPFPEKPTYSELIRFVKPLTAEQELFVERMKTLRKEKKPYFGWELPFKDGRVWEVTYMPVFAGETFKGSIWQLVDVTRRHHMQEAIRRNEETFRVILNNLNAAMCETDVHGNITRVYESFCRLSGYNEEELIGRNITDVFVPEENRQYAHALRKRRMDENVPLLYDMEIRLKDGSRRWVLASSANVFDHNGKIIGGAGLHMDITGQKMLQKELEEARRLAEEARHAQKDFLASMSHEIRTPLNAIIGMAHLLDETNLDKQQKEYVNILKHSSGILLGIVSDILDISRIEAGELQINQREFNPRELIQSLRQTFELKLGRKPVKITVELDANLNTWLIGDDVLLNQILLNLLGNAEKFTEEGEIALKAVQESWQDNKLWIRFHVCDTGIGIKKDKLELIFGDYKQAAGDIRQNYGGSGLGLAIVKRLVELQGGTIQVEETPGFATCFSFNLPFMDSRKPLSAGGKQHRKLKQRTFEAARVLVVEDNPMNLRYMMSLLEKYKINYQLATNGPDATWFLESRQYDLILMDIRIPGMNGLELAQKIRADEEQPNVATPIIATTAVAMESTASTVRAAGITDVLIKPYTPDQLLQIFNKYLNEEETELLMEEVQNVSGYEFHPELDVKYLTALYESNISYAADLFEIFVKTIRDEVEKLRVVFMNQDWDKVKFLVHKLKPNFAMVGLTWISNKMQTLENELRTGQPQDMDIIMSLFSEITADVDKFYPLVATEYKRMREFTDAAGQ from the coding sequence ATGACAGTCATAGGAAAGAATGCAAGGAAAATTGTTACTCCTGATGAAGCTGGTATGCTGGAAAATGGCGCCCCGGACATATTTTCATTGCCCATCACCAGCTGGCTCAACAATACGAGCGCAGGTATTCTCATCACAGATGAAAAATACCGTACCCGCTGGGTAAATGATGTTTTTCTCCAATACCTCGCCCAACCATTCCCGGAAAAACCGACATATAGCGAACTTATCCGTTTTGTCAAACCCCTCACCGCTGAACAGGAATTGTTCGTGGAAAGAATGAAAACGCTCAGGAAAGAGAAAAAGCCTTATTTCGGCTGGGAATTGCCCTTTAAGGATGGAAGGGTATGGGAAGTAACCTATATGCCCGTTTTTGCCGGCGAAACTTTCAAAGGCAGTATCTGGCAACTGGTAGACGTGACCCGCCGCCATCATATGCAGGAAGCTATCAGAAGAAATGAAGAAACATTCCGGGTAATCCTCAACAATCTCAACGCCGCCATGTGCGAAACAGATGTGCATGGAAATATTACCCGCGTTTATGAAAGCTTCTGCCGCCTGTCCGGTTATAATGAAGAAGAATTAATAGGGAGAAATATTACAGACGTCTTTGTTCCGGAAGAAAACCGGCAATACGCCCACGCCCTCCGCAAACGACGCATGGACGAAAACGTTCCGCTCCTGTACGATATGGAAATAAGGCTGAAAGACGGCTCCCGCAGATGGGTGCTCGCCAGCTCGGCCAACGTGTTTGACCATAACGGCAAAATCATTGGTGGCGCCGGCCTCCACATGGATATTACCGGGCAGAAAATGCTACAGAAAGAACTCGAAGAAGCCCGCCGCCTCGCGGAAGAAGCCCGGCACGCACAAAAAGACTTTCTGGCCAGCATGAGCCACGAAATACGTACCCCCCTGAACGCGATTATCGGGATGGCCCATCTCCTCGATGAAACCAACCTGGACAAACAGCAAAAGGAATACGTCAACATCCTCAAACACTCTTCCGGCATCCTGCTGGGCATCGTCAGCGATATACTTGATATTTCACGGATTGAAGCCGGTGAACTACAGATCAATCAACGCGAATTTAACCCGCGGGAACTCATTCAGTCGTTAAGACAAACATTCGAACTGAAACTGGGCCGCAAACCGGTGAAAATTACCGTTGAACTGGATGCCAACCTCAATACCTGGCTGATTGGCGATGATGTTTTGCTGAACCAGATCCTGCTTAACCTGTTGGGGAATGCAGAGAAATTCACAGAAGAAGGGGAAATAGCCCTCAAAGCCGTACAGGAAAGCTGGCAGGATAACAAACTCTGGATCCGCTTCCACGTATGCGATACCGGAATCGGAATCAAAAAGGATAAACTGGAACTCATCTTCGGCGACTATAAACAGGCAGCAGGCGATATCCGCCAGAATTATGGCGGCAGCGGCCTGGGACTGGCCATCGTAAAGCGGCTGGTGGAACTGCAGGGCGGTACCATCCAGGTGGAAGAAACGCCCGGATTCGCTACCTGTTTCAGCTTCAACCTGCCCTTTATGGACAGCCGGAAACCACTGTCAGCAGGAGGGAAGCAACACCGGAAACTTAAACAACGTACATTTGAAGCAGCCCGCGTGCTGGTAGTGGAAGACAATCCGATGAACCTCCGCTACATGATGAGCCTGCTCGAAAAATATAAGATCAACTACCAGCTGGCTACCAATGGGCCAGATGCCACCTGGTTCCTGGAATCACGGCAATACGACTTAATCCTCATGGACATCCGCATTCCCGGGATGAACGGCCTGGAACTGGCACAAAAAATAAGAGCTGATGAGGAGCAGCCCAACGTGGCCACACCAATTATCGCCACCACCGCCGTTGCTATGGAAAGTACCGCCAGCACAGTCAGGGCTGCCGGCATAACCGATGTCCTGATAAAACCATACACACCCGATCAGCTCTTACAGATTTTTAATAAATATCTCAACGAAGAAGAAACAGAACTACTAATGGAAGAAGTACAGAATGTCAGCGGATATGAATTTCATCCTGAGTTGGATGTAAAATACCTTACCGCCCTCTATGAGAGCAATATCTCCTATGCAGCCGACTTATTTGAAATTTTTGTTAAGACGATCAGGGATGAAGTTGAAAAGTTAAGGGTAGTTTTCATGAACCAGGACTGGGATAAAGTGAAATTCCTGGTACATAAGCTCAAACCGAATTTCGCCATGGTTGGTCTCACCTGGATCAGCAATAAAATGCAGACCCTGGAAAATGAACTGCGTACCGGCCAGCCACAGGACATGGATATCATCATGTCCTTGTTTAGCGAAATAACTGCTGATGTAGATAAATTCTATCCCCTGGTAGCAACAGAATATAAAAGGATGCGTGAATTTACCGATGCTGCCGGTCAATAA
- a CDS encoding DUF3810 domain-containing protein, whose translation METKAKIKKKIIRIVLTLAAILLLKGLFAWSTRFIDFYFHRWYNWSSVAFRQVTGIVPFSVGDVIYIAWIVTIVFFLLKLCYKLIRFSWADAGLLLLRGVHFIFKLYLAFLILWGFNYERNAPLFDTGLVTGSFSTRQLYQLSDTLLQLVNKEKANLGDTILATVPDSTGTPLFKKAVTAYAAAAVKWPAFRYQVPSIKPAMFGEWLNYPGVTGYLNPFTGEAQVNTTAPPVLQPFVICHEIAHQLGYAPEEDANFVGYLAATSIPDSHFRYAANFDMFLYSVRQLAYRDTTLAKEMWSRAVPGVKTDYKNIIAFYEQYTGKVEDYSAVLYDRYLKANKQDKGIRSYSEVTGWLIAYFKIR comes from the coding sequence ATGGAAACGAAAGCCAAAATTAAAAAGAAGATTATCCGTATTGTACTAACACTTGCGGCTATACTGTTGTTGAAAGGATTATTCGCCTGGAGCACTCGCTTCATCGATTTCTACTTCCATAGGTGGTATAACTGGAGTAGTGTGGCATTTCGTCAGGTAACAGGTATAGTGCCATTCAGTGTTGGCGACGTAATATATATTGCCTGGATTGTAACCATTGTATTTTTTCTGTTAAAACTATGTTATAAACTGATTCGCTTCTCCTGGGCAGATGCCGGCCTGTTGCTGCTGAGGGGTGTTCATTTCATTTTTAAACTGTACCTGGCATTCCTGATCCTTTGGGGATTCAACTACGAGCGCAACGCCCCCCTCTTTGATACCGGCCTCGTTACCGGCAGTTTTAGCACCCGGCAACTTTACCAGTTATCCGATACCCTGCTGCAACTTGTCAACAAAGAGAAGGCCAATCTCGGTGATACTATCCTGGCTACTGTTCCGGATAGCACGGGAACTCCGCTGTTTAAAAAAGCGGTAACAGCCTACGCTGCTGCTGCCGTCAAATGGCCTGCTTTCCGTTACCAGGTGCCCAGTATAAAACCTGCTATGTTTGGTGAATGGCTCAACTACCCCGGCGTTACCGGCTATCTCAACCCGTTTACCGGCGAAGCCCAGGTAAATACTACCGCTCCCCCCGTATTGCAGCCTTTTGTGATCTGTCATGAAATAGCCCATCAGCTGGGATATGCGCCGGAAGAAGATGCCAATTTTGTAGGATACCTCGCCGCTACCAGTATTCCGGATAGCCATTTCCGTTATGCCGCCAACTTTGATATGTTTTTGTACAGTGTTCGCCAGCTGGCATACCGCGATACTACGCTGGCCAAAGAAATGTGGAGCAGGGCGGTACCCGGTGTAAAAACAGATTACAAGAACATCATCGCGTTCTATGAACAGTATACCGGTAAAGTAGAAGATTATTCCGCTGTGTTGTACGACAGGTATCTGAAAGCCAACAAACAGGATAAGGGTATCCGCAGTTATAGCGAAGTAACCGGCTGGCTGATCGCCTATTTCAAAATCCGCTAG
- a CDS encoding TlpA disulfide reductase family protein — protein MKKLWICCLVGLGMAACNTGNTKKELVNGVWQAKLHRADGADIVFNFEVKDSLGKKVLYVINATDKLLVDDVKVAGDSLFIKMPFFDSEFKAKFTTGEAVEGQWIRHLADKDVSIPFTAKANTADRFVLSTPSVQNVTGRWVARFASGGDKAPMEAIGEFKQTGDIVHGTFLTTTGDYRFLDGIVDGDTLRMSTFDGSHAYLFTALVNKDSITNGKFYAGIGDHTENWTAVKNDSAKLPDERTLATMKPGQQQLDFTFPDMDGNKVSIKDDRFKDKVVIITLMGSWCPNCMDETDFLSEWYKKNRDRGVEVIGLAYERTTDFEKSKKSLTGFLSRFDVQYPVLITGVTPSDPQKAEKSLPQLTGIKGFPTTIFIDRKGNVSEVHTGFSGPGTGGHYERFKADFERLTNNLLIAK, from the coding sequence ATGAAGAAATTATGGATTTGTTGCCTCGTAGGGCTTGGCATGGCTGCCTGCAACACGGGTAACACAAAAAAAGAACTGGTAAACGGCGTATGGCAGGCAAAGTTGCATCGCGCAGATGGGGCTGACATCGTGTTTAACTTTGAAGTAAAAGACTCCCTCGGCAAAAAAGTACTGTATGTAATCAATGCAACAGATAAATTACTGGTAGATGATGTGAAGGTGGCAGGAGATTCCCTCTTCATTAAAATGCCTTTCTTTGATTCCGAGTTTAAAGCAAAATTCACCACCGGCGAAGCAGTAGAAGGACAATGGATCAGGCACCTGGCCGACAAAGATGTATCGATACCATTTACCGCGAAAGCCAATACAGCAGACCGTTTTGTGTTAAGCACCCCTTCAGTGCAAAATGTAACCGGCCGTTGGGTAGCACGCTTCGCCTCCGGAGGTGATAAAGCGCCTATGGAAGCGATAGGTGAATTTAAACAAACCGGGGATATTGTACACGGCACCTTCCTCACCACCACAGGCGATTACCGTTTCCTGGACGGCATCGTGGACGGTGATACCCTGCGCATGTCTACTTTCGATGGCTCACATGCCTATCTCTTTACCGCCCTCGTAAACAAAGACAGCATCACCAACGGTAAGTTCTATGCCGGCATCGGCGACCACACGGAAAACTGGACAGCGGTGAAAAATGATTCGGCTAAACTACCCGATGAAAGAACACTGGCTACCATGAAGCCCGGTCAGCAGCAGCTGGACTTTACCTTCCCCGACATGGATGGCAATAAAGTAAGTATCAAAGACGACCGCTTCAAGGATAAAGTAGTCATCATCACCCTCATGGGCTCCTGGTGTCCTAACTGTATGGACGAAACGGACTTCCTGAGCGAATGGTACAAAAAGAACAGGGATCGTGGCGTAGAAGTAATCGGGCTGGCTTACGAACGTACCACAGATTTCGAAAAGTCTAAGAAAAGCCTCACCGGCTTCCTCAGTCGCTTCGATGTGCAATATCCGGTGCTTATCACGGGCGTTACCCCTTCAGATCCGCAAAAAGCAGAGAAATCACTGCCACAGCTTACCGGTATCAAAGGTTTCCCCACTACCATCTTTATTGATAGGAAAGGAAATGTAAGCGAAGTACACACCGGCTTCTCCGGACCCGGCACCGGTGGACACTACGAACGGTTTAAAGCCGACTTTGAACGTTTGACCAACAACCTATTGATCGCAAAATAA
- a CDS encoding YggS family pyridoxal phosphate-dependent enzyme gives MSINITSYKEVLTKLLPYHAKLVAVSKTKPVEDITAFYAAGQRIFGENYVQELADKQAVLPADIEWHFIGHLQSNKVKYIAPFVHTIHAVDSVKLLAEINKQAAKHGRSIHCLLQVHIAAEETKFGMDQQELQQLLDTYMANPADFSQVHIAGMMGMATNTTNETQIRQEFHQLHQLFGSVKSTYFNTSDYFKELSIGMSADYTLALEEGSTMVRIGSLLFGERNYNGTK, from the coding sequence ATGTCAATAAACATTACCTCTTATAAGGAGGTCCTGACCAAATTATTACCATATCACGCGAAACTGGTGGCTGTTTCAAAAACAAAACCTGTTGAAGATATAACAGCGTTTTATGCAGCCGGGCAAAGGATCTTCGGAGAAAACTACGTACAGGAACTGGCAGATAAGCAGGCCGTATTACCGGCAGATATTGAATGGCATTTTATTGGCCATCTGCAATCCAATAAAGTAAAATATATAGCGCCTTTTGTACATACCATTCATGCGGTGGATAGTGTAAAGCTGTTGGCGGAAATCAATAAGCAGGCAGCAAAGCACGGGCGCAGTATCCATTGTTTGTTGCAGGTACATATTGCAGCAGAAGAAACCAAATTTGGTATGGACCAGCAGGAGCTACAGCAATTGTTGGACACATACATGGCTAACCCGGCAGATTTTTCACAGGTACACATCGCCGGTATGATGGGGATGGCCACCAATACCACCAACGAAACACAGATCCGGCAGGAGTTTCACCAGCTTCACCAGTTGTTTGGGTCTGTTAAATCTACCTATTTTAATACATCAGACTATTTTAAGGAATTGTCAATCGGTATGAGCGCGGATTATACCCTGGCCCTGGAAGAGGGGAGTACCATGGTGCGTATCGGCAGCCTGCTCTTTGGCGAAAGGAACTATAATGGGACGAAATAG
- a CDS encoding YtxH domain-containing protein — MSTTKFLAGAIAGLTTGIVIGMLTAPDSGDHTRKKIKDTADGWKDKLNGLVGRGSEDLSELKGVFEHEIDGLQEDVRERVLKLINKSQGTYNRFKREALS; from the coding sequence ATGTCTACTACCAAATTTTTAGCAGGTGCAATAGCCGGATTAACCACAGGAATTGTAATCGGCATGTTAACAGCTCCGGATAGTGGTGATCATACCCGCAAAAAGATCAAAGACACTGCAGACGGCTGGAAGGATAAGCTTAATGGACTGGTAGGACGTGGGAGTGAGGACCTGTCTGAATTAAAGGGCGTGTTTGAACACGAAATAGACGGTTTGCAGGAGGATGTGCGTGAACGTGTGCTTAAACTGATCAATAAAAGCCAGGGAACGTATAACAGGTTTAAAAGAGAAGCATTGTCATAA
- a CDS encoding DUF177 domain-containing protein, which translates to MKPLREFDIAFVGLTPGVHSFQYEIGDSFFDNYEGPQDFNDCAATVKLNLDKKNNFFLLKFEIGGKVTVTCDRCGEPFDMQLWDEFDQIVKLVDNPDELNSEDENPDVAYISKTESHLSVANWIYEFILLSIPMQRIHPDNADGSSGCNPKVIEMLERMNQQTKENDNPIWKGLDKFKDN; encoded by the coding sequence ATGAAACCACTCCGAGAATTTGATATTGCCTTTGTAGGATTAACACCAGGGGTGCATTCATTTCAGTATGAAATCGGGGATAGTTTCTTTGATAACTATGAAGGGCCGCAGGATTTCAACGATTGTGCGGCAACAGTGAAGCTCAATTTAGACAAGAAGAATAATTTTTTCCTGTTGAAATTTGAGATAGGCGGAAAGGTTACAGTAACATGTGACCGGTGCGGAGAGCCCTTCGACATGCAGTTGTGGGATGAATTTGACCAGATAGTTAAGCTGGTAGATAATCCGGATGAACTCAACAGCGAGGATGAAAATCCGGATGTAGCGTACATTTCAAAAACAGAAAGTCACCTGAGTGTGGCCAACTGGATATACGAATTTATTCTGCTGAGTATTCCAATGCAACGTATACATCCAGACAATGCCGATGGCAGCAGCGGATGTAACCCAAAGGTGATTGAAATGCTGGAACGAATGAACCAGCAGACTAAAGAAAACGATAACCCAATCTGGAAAGGATTGGATAAATTTAAGGACAATTAA